A genomic stretch from Kribbella amoyensis includes:
- a CDS encoding MFS transporter translates to MRNAPDPKRWYALALLCLTGFMIILDASIVLVAVPSIERDLTFSAGGVQWVPSGYGLMFGGLLLLGGRVSDLLGRRRVFMTGLGLFAASSLLCGFAWTGDALVLARGLQGIAAAVLAPSALSIVMTTFPDGAERNKALGIWGATSGVGGTAGSLIGGPVTDGLGWQWIFFINVPVCLLVLVLAPVLLQDSRGPGRRGFDVAGAITVTAALIVLVYAVIEAPESSAGRTTVLALVSVALFAVFVRIEQRSAAPLLPLRLFRSRALVGGNLITIAFGLGAFGLNFVYTQYAQLARGYSAVEYGLMSSVLAATAVAGSIAGQHLVTRIGMRPVAAVSLLLSGIGATVMSRSAVDSAYFEVAFWGLAIFGAGLGAGTVAGAIAALRDVTGDDAGVASGLQNASFQIGGAIGIAILSAIAVSHTSGTTPAALTEGYQVAYLWCWVFVAAGLVGTALLIGRKQTVEGEVTEPTAESPAVRLGP, encoded by the coding sequence ATGCGGAACGCACCTGACCCGAAGCGCTGGTACGCCCTGGCGCTGCTCTGCCTGACCGGGTTCATGATCATCCTGGACGCGTCGATCGTGCTGGTCGCGGTGCCGTCGATCGAGCGCGACCTGACCTTCTCGGCGGGTGGCGTGCAGTGGGTACCGAGCGGCTACGGGCTGATGTTCGGCGGCCTGCTGCTGCTCGGCGGCCGGGTCTCCGACCTGCTCGGACGACGTCGGGTCTTCATGACCGGACTGGGCCTGTTCGCGGCGTCGTCGCTGCTCTGTGGGTTCGCGTGGACCGGAGACGCGCTCGTGCTGGCCCGCGGGCTGCAGGGGATCGCGGCCGCGGTCCTGGCACCGAGTGCGCTGTCGATCGTGATGACGACGTTTCCGGACGGCGCGGAACGCAACAAGGCGCTCGGGATCTGGGGCGCGACCAGCGGCGTCGGCGGGACCGCGGGCTCGCTGATCGGCGGCCCCGTCACGGACGGACTCGGCTGGCAGTGGATCTTCTTCATCAACGTGCCCGTCTGCCTGCTGGTCCTGGTACTGGCGCCCGTCCTCCTCCAGGACAGCCGTGGACCCGGCCGGCGCGGCTTCGACGTTGCCGGTGCGATCACCGTGACGGCCGCGTTGATCGTGCTCGTGTACGCCGTGATCGAGGCACCCGAGTCGTCCGCGGGGAGGACCACGGTTCTCGCGCTGGTCTCGGTCGCCCTGTTCGCGGTGTTCGTCCGCATCGAGCAACGGTCCGCGGCCCCGCTTCTCCCGCTGCGCCTGTTCCGCTCCCGCGCGCTGGTCGGCGGGAACCTGATCACGATCGCCTTCGGCCTCGGCGCGTTCGGGCTGAACTTCGTCTACACCCAGTACGCGCAGCTGGCGCGCGGGTACTCCGCGGTGGAGTACGGGCTGATGTCGTCGGTCCTGGCGGCGACGGCCGTGGCCGGGTCGATCGCCGGGCAGCACCTGGTCACGCGGATCGGGATGCGCCCGGTCGCCGCGGTGTCGCTGCTGCTGAGCGGGATCGGCGCGACCGTGATGAGCCGGTCCGCCGTCGACTCGGCGTACTTCGAGGTGGCGTTCTGGGGACTCGCGATCTTCGGTGCGGGGCTCGGTGCGGGCACGGTGGCCGGCGCGATCGCGGCGCTGCGGGACGTGACGGGCGACGACGCGGGTGTGGCGTCCGGGCTGCAGAACGCGAGCTTCCAGATCGGCGGTGCGATCGGGATCGCGATCCTGTCCGCCATCGCCGTCTCGCACACGAGCGGGACGACCCCGGCCGCGCTGACCGAGGGGTACCAGGTCGCGTACCTGTGGTGCTGGGTGTTCGTCGCCGCCGGGCTCGTGGGGACCGCACTGCTCATCGGCCGCAAGCAGACCGTGGAGGGTGAGGTCACGGAGCCGACAGCAGAGTCCCCCGCAGTTCGACTCGGTCCTTGA
- a CDS encoding YciI family protein codes for MVTVKYMLLIYSNPESWASLSAEQRDDLTRSHQELTRELTEQGQLVSAAGLADPITTRTVSVGEDDTRTTTDGPYAEAKEHLAGFYLVECDDIDEAIEYAARMPDAKYLAVEVRPVMDASGLEM; via the coding sequence ATGGTGACCGTGAAGTACATGCTGCTGATCTACTCGAACCCGGAGAGCTGGGCGAGCCTGTCGGCCGAGCAACGGGACGACCTGACCCGTTCGCACCAGGAGCTGACCCGCGAGCTGACCGAACAGGGCCAGCTGGTGAGCGCGGCCGGGCTGGCCGACCCGATCACCACGCGGACCGTGTCGGTCGGCGAGGACGACACCCGGACCACCACCGACGGGCCGTACGCGGAGGCGAAGGAGCACCTGGCCGGGTTCTACCTGGTCGAGTGCGACGACATCGACGAGGCGATCGAGTACGCGGCCCGGATGCCGGACGCGAAGTACCTGGCCGTCGAGGTGCGGCCGGTGATGGACGCTTCCGGGCTGGAGATGTGA
- a CDS encoding RNA polymerase sigma factor has product MSDFELLLREETPQVLSALVRHYGHFDLAEEAVQEALLAASQQWPSEGVPSNPRGWLIRVGSRRLTDLLRSESARRKREENVASLSAPEEFVASGPEIGDHGGRDDTLTLLFLCCHPSLSAASQIALTLRAVGGLTTAQIAAGFLVPEATMAQRISRAKRSIKQAGSTFEMPPESERDARMGVVLHVLYLIFNEGYTASSGVALHSAELTTEAIRLTRGVRRLLPDDGEVAGLLALMLLTDARRPARTDADGALVPLSDQDRSLWNKDAIVEGEALVTDALSRSQLGPYQVQAAIAAVHGTAERAEDTDWRQIVALYQVLEQISDNPMVRLNHAVAVAMASGPKEGLALLEPLDTDGRMKDHHRLEAVRAHLLEMSGEKEAARASYLLAARRTTSVPEQNYLKSRADSL; this is encoded by the coding sequence GTGAGCGACTTCGAGCTCCTGCTCCGGGAGGAGACGCCGCAGGTCCTGAGTGCGCTGGTCCGGCACTACGGGCACTTCGACCTCGCCGAGGAGGCGGTCCAGGAGGCGCTGCTGGCCGCGTCTCAGCAGTGGCCGAGCGAGGGCGTACCGTCGAACCCGCGCGGCTGGCTGATCCGGGTCGGGTCCCGCCGGCTGACCGACCTGCTGCGCAGCGAGTCGGCCCGGCGCAAGCGCGAGGAGAACGTCGCCTCGCTGTCCGCGCCCGAGGAATTCGTTGCCTCCGGCCCGGAGATCGGCGACCACGGCGGCCGGGACGACACGCTCACGCTGCTGTTCCTGTGCTGTCACCCGTCGTTGTCGGCGGCGTCCCAGATCGCGTTGACGCTGCGGGCCGTCGGTGGTCTGACCACGGCGCAGATCGCGGCCGGATTCCTGGTGCCCGAGGCAACGATGGCGCAACGGATCAGCCGCGCCAAAAGAAGTATCAAGCAAGCCGGCTCCACCTTCGAGATGCCGCCGGAGTCCGAGCGGGACGCGCGGATGGGCGTCGTCCTGCACGTGCTGTACCTGATCTTCAACGAGGGCTACACCGCGTCCTCCGGGGTCGCCCTGCACAGCGCCGAGCTGACTACGGAGGCGATCCGCCTGACCCGCGGGGTACGCCGGCTGCTGCCCGACGACGGCGAGGTCGCCGGATTGCTCGCACTGATGCTCCTCACCGACGCGCGCCGCCCGGCCCGTACGGACGCGGACGGCGCTCTGGTTCCGCTGTCCGACCAGGACCGCTCGCTGTGGAACAAGGACGCCATCGTCGAGGGCGAGGCGCTGGTCACGGACGCGCTGTCGCGGAGCCAGCTCGGCCCGTACCAGGTCCAGGCCGCGATCGCCGCCGTCCACGGCACCGCGGAACGCGCGGAGGACACCGACTGGCGGCAGATCGTCGCGCTGTACCAGGTGCTCGAGCAGATCTCCGACAACCCGATGGTCCGGCTCAACCACGCGGTCGCGGTGGCGATGGCGAGCGGTCCGAAGGAAGGGCTCGCGCTGCTCGAACCGCTCGACACCGACGGCCGGATGAAGGATCACCACCGGCTGGAGGCGGTCCGCGCGCACCTGCTGGAGATGTCCGGCGAGAAGGAGGCGGCCCGGGCGAGCTACCTGCTGGCGGCCCGCCGGACCACGTCCGTCCCGGAGCAGAACTACCTCAAGTCCCGCGCCGACTCGCTCTGA
- a CDS encoding DUF4240 domain-containing protein encodes MDRDRFWGLVEAARAMVDDTVADPDGVADALVKALSGMGAEEIVGFGVQFDLLQAEAYRWDLWGAAYLINGGASDDSFDYFRGWLVAQGQETWDAALADPDSLADVIDEDLDEDFEGFDGEALLAVGSEAYAAGAGSAKDFWGAVDAATPEAPDVPGGQTFDFDDEGEMHSRFPRLAALYLEE; translated from the coding sequence GTGGACAGGGATCGGTTCTGGGGGCTCGTGGAAGCGGCTCGGGCGATGGTGGACGACACCGTCGCGGATCCTGATGGCGTCGCGGACGCGCTGGTGAAGGCGCTGAGCGGGATGGGCGCGGAGGAGATCGTCGGGTTCGGGGTGCAGTTCGACCTGTTGCAGGCCGAGGCGTACCGGTGGGACCTGTGGGGTGCGGCCTATCTGATCAACGGTGGCGCCTCGGACGACTCGTTCGACTACTTCCGTGGCTGGCTGGTCGCGCAGGGGCAGGAGACCTGGGACGCCGCGCTGGCCGACCCGGACTCGCTGGCCGACGTGATCGACGAGGACCTGGACGAGGACTTCGAGGGGTTCGACGGCGAGGCGCTGCTCGCGGTCGGCAGTGAGGCGTACGCCGCCGGGGCCGGGTCGGCGAAGGACTTCTGGGGTGCCGTGGACGCGGCGACGCCGGAGGCACCCGACGTCCCGGGCGGGCAGACGTTCGACTTCGACGACGAGGGCGAGATGCACTCCCGGTTCCCGCGGCTGGCGGCGTTGTACCTGGAGGAGTGA
- a CDS encoding aldo/keto reductase, with translation MTKLKLALGAMEFGTRIDEKTSFALLDEYVDGGGEWIDTANCYAFWQDESGRGGQSEELLGRWFAARPGVRDRVKLATKVGCEPLWPGSFPEHTEGLGRQAIDAAVETSLRRMGIDHIDLYWAHRDDLTTPLEETVEAFGRHATGGRIGRLGLSNYALWRVERMRGLAEQQNVMGPTALQMRYSYLQPRPFVRDHTHDHRFGWITDEMLDYADRNPEQQLFAYSPLMSGSYERQDRPIHEGFDHPGTTRRQEALAKAAAELGVSKSEVVIAWLTGGTPTSSPSSA, from the coding sequence ATGACGAAACTGAAGCTCGCGCTCGGCGCGATGGAATTCGGCACCCGGATCGACGAGAAGACCTCGTTCGCCCTTCTCGACGAGTACGTCGACGGTGGTGGCGAGTGGATCGACACGGCCAACTGCTACGCGTTCTGGCAGGACGAGAGCGGCCGCGGTGGACAGAGCGAGGAGCTGCTCGGCCGTTGGTTCGCGGCGCGCCCCGGCGTCCGCGACCGGGTCAAGCTGGCCACGAAGGTCGGCTGCGAACCGCTCTGGCCCGGCAGCTTTCCCGAGCACACCGAGGGCCTCGGCCGGCAAGCGATCGACGCGGCCGTGGAGACGTCGCTGCGCAGGATGGGCATCGACCACATCGACCTGTACTGGGCGCACCGCGACGACCTGACCACGCCGTTGGAGGAGACGGTCGAGGCCTTCGGCCGGCACGCGACCGGGGGAAGGATCGGCCGGCTCGGCCTGTCGAACTACGCGCTGTGGCGGGTCGAGCGGATGCGCGGCCTCGCGGAACAGCAGAACGTGATGGGCCCGACCGCGCTGCAGATGCGCTACTCGTACCTCCAGCCGCGCCCGTTCGTCCGCGACCACACCCACGACCACCGGTTCGGCTGGATCACCGACGAGATGCTCGACTACGCCGACCGCAATCCCGAGCAGCAACTCTTCGCGTACAGCCCCCTGATGTCCGGCAGCTACGAACGCCAGGACCGCCCCATCCACGAAGGTTTCGACCACCCAGGCACCACCCGCCGCCAGGAAGCCCTCGCCAAAGCCGCAGCCGAACTAGGCGTCAGCAAGAGCGAAGTGGTCATCGCCTGGCTCACCGGCGGCACCCCGACATCATCCCCATCGTCGGCATGA
- a CDS encoding LacI family DNA-binding transcriptional regulator — MAPSSAGRAGRLPDPKEPVPSPGARTTARPGARVAGRRVPVQKSGKPGKSRQVRAAAGVKDVAAAAGVSLGTVSNVLNRPEMVSPATRAKVEAAMQSLGFVRNESARQLRAGSSRILAYLMLDAGNPFFTDVARGVEEAATDAGLSVFLCTSNEDAAREADYLDLLEQQRVQGVLITPIDSDSTRLRTLPMRGTPVVLVDRSLDDAQHCSVAVDDVLGGEVALAHLIELGHERIAFVGGPTTIGQVTDRRQGARQALERAGLPAANLVELTTKALTVAEGRGAGQRLAGLPADRRPTAAFCANDLLALGLLQQCVSLGLRVPEDLAIVGYDDIEFAAAAAVPLTSVRQPRQLLGKTAAELLLDESSNPDHEHQRVTFTPELVVRTSTRGKTAR, encoded by the coding sequence GTGGCACCATCCAGCGCAGGGCGCGCCGGCCGCCTGCCCGATCCCAAGGAGCCGGTACCGTCCCCGGGCGCGCGCACCACGGCCCGGCCGGGAGCCCGCGTCGCCGGCCGCCGGGTCCCGGTGCAGAAGTCCGGCAAGCCGGGCAAGTCGCGTCAGGTCCGGGCGGCCGCCGGGGTCAAGGACGTCGCCGCCGCGGCCGGGGTCTCGCTCGGCACCGTCTCGAACGTGCTGAACCGGCCCGAGATGGTCAGCCCGGCCACCCGGGCCAAGGTCGAGGCGGCGATGCAGTCCCTCGGCTTCGTCCGGAACGAGTCGGCCCGCCAGCTCCGGGCCGGGAGCAGCCGGATCCTCGCGTACCTCATGCTCGACGCGGGCAACCCGTTCTTCACCGACGTGGCCCGCGGGGTCGAGGAGGCGGCGACCGATGCCGGGTTGTCGGTCTTCCTGTGCACGAGCAACGAGGACGCCGCCCGTGAGGCCGACTACCTCGACCTGCTCGAGCAGCAACGCGTCCAGGGCGTCCTGATCACGCCGATCGACTCCGACTCGACCCGGCTGCGTACCTTGCCGATGCGTGGCACCCCGGTGGTACTGGTGGACCGTTCGCTCGACGACGCGCAGCACTGTTCGGTCGCGGTCGACGACGTCCTCGGTGGCGAGGTCGCGCTGGCCCACCTGATCGAGCTGGGGCACGAGCGGATCGCGTTCGTCGGTGGGCCTACCACGATCGGCCAGGTGACCGATCGACGCCAGGGGGCCCGGCAGGCGCTCGAACGGGCCGGTCTGCCCGCCGCGAACCTGGTCGAACTGACCACCAAGGCACTCACCGTGGCCGAGGGTAGGGGCGCTGGGCAACGACTTGCCGGGCTGCCCGCGGACCGGCGTCCGACGGCCGCCTTCTGCGCGAACGACCTGCTGGCGTTGGGATTGCTGCAACAGTGCGTGAGCCTGGGGCTGCGGGTACCGGAGGATCTCGCGATCGTCGGGTACGACGACATCGAGTTCGCCGCGGCCGCCGCGGTACCGCTGACGTCGGTCCGCCAGCCACGCCAGCTCCTCGGCAAGACCGCGGCCGAACTGCTGCTGGACGAGTCGTCGAACCCCGATCACGAACACCAGCGAGTCACCTTCACCCCCGAGCTCGTCGTCCGCACGTCGACCCGAGGAAAGACCGCCCGCTAG
- a CDS encoding L-rhamnose mutarotase, which produces MNRYCFCLQVRPDRLEEYVERHRTVWPDMQAALRDAGWHNYSLFLRDDGLLIGYVEAEDLDAAQKAMAATEVNARWQAEMTEFFAGDDGRPPDESFLLLREIFHLTPPAED; this is translated from the coding sequence GTGAACCGCTACTGCTTCTGCCTCCAGGTCCGCCCGGACCGCCTGGAGGAGTACGTCGAACGGCACCGGACCGTCTGGCCCGACATGCAGGCCGCGCTGCGGGACGCCGGCTGGCACAACTACTCGCTCTTCCTCCGCGACGACGGCCTGCTGATCGGCTATGTCGAGGCCGAGGACCTGGACGCCGCCCAGAAGGCGATGGCGGCGACCGAGGTGAACGCCCGCTGGCAGGCCGAGATGACCGAGTTCTTCGCCGGGGACGACGGCCGGCCGCCGGACGAGTCGTTCCTGCTGCTCCGCGAGATCTTCCACCTGACCCCACCCGCAGAGGACTGA
- the rhaI gene encoding L-rhamnose isomerase, with protein sequence MTTEAVKTALRRQEIELPSWAFGNSGTRFKVFSQPGVPRSPEEKIADAAVVHRYTGVAPSVALHIPWDKVSDYAALSAYAKGQGVRLGAINSNVFQDDDYKLGSVTHPDPRVRRKATDHLLECVDIMDATGSRDLKLWFSDGTNYPGQDDIQDRQDRLATALREVYDRLGDDQRMLLEYKLFEPAFYTTDVPDWGTSYAHCLELGPKATVCIDTGHHAPGTNIEFIVAFLLRAKKLGAFDFNSRFYADDDLMVGAADPFQLFRIMNEIVRGDALDPDRGIAFMLDQCHNIEEKIPAIIRSVLNVQEATAKALLVDRDALRKAQSEGDVLGANAALMDAYNTDVRPLLAELRAEQGLDPDPVAAYKRSGYFEQISKDRADGQQAGWGA encoded by the coding sequence ATGACGACCGAAGCCGTGAAGACCGCGCTGCGCCGCCAGGAGATCGAGCTGCCGTCCTGGGCGTTCGGGAACTCGGGCACCCGGTTCAAGGTGTTCAGCCAGCCGGGCGTGCCGCGGTCCCCGGAGGAGAAGATCGCCGACGCGGCCGTCGTGCACCGGTACACCGGGGTCGCCCCGAGCGTCGCGCTGCACATCCCGTGGGACAAGGTGTCCGACTACGCGGCGCTCTCGGCGTACGCGAAGGGTCAGGGCGTCCGGCTCGGCGCGATCAACTCCAACGTGTTCCAGGACGACGACTACAAGCTCGGCAGCGTGACGCACCCCGATCCCCGGGTCCGCCGCAAGGCCACCGACCACCTGCTCGAGTGCGTCGACATCATGGACGCCACCGGGTCGCGGGACCTGAAGCTGTGGTTCTCCGACGGCACCAACTACCCGGGCCAGGACGACATCCAGGACCGGCAGGACCGGCTCGCGACCGCGCTGCGGGAGGTGTACGACCGGCTCGGCGACGACCAGCGGATGCTGCTGGAGTACAAGCTGTTCGAGCCGGCCTTCTACACCACCGACGTCCCGGACTGGGGCACGTCGTACGCGCACTGCCTGGAGCTCGGCCCGAAGGCCACGGTGTGCATCGACACCGGCCACCACGCGCCGGGGACGAACATCGAGTTCATCGTCGCGTTCCTGCTCCGGGCGAAGAAGCTCGGCGCCTTCGACTTCAACAGCCGGTTCTACGCCGACGACGACCTGATGGTGGGCGCTGCCGACCCGTTCCAGCTGTTCCGGATCATGAACGAGATCGTCCGCGGCGACGCGCTCGACCCGGACCGCGGGATCGCGTTCATGCTCGACCAGTGCCACAACATCGAGGAGAAGATACCCGCGATCATCCGCTCGGTGCTGAACGTCCAGGAGGCGACCGCGAAGGCGCTGCTGGTCGACCGTGACGCGCTGCGGAAGGCGCAGAGCGAGGGCGACGTCCTCGGGGCCAACGCCGCCCTGATGGACGCCTACAACACCGACGTCCGCCCGCTGCTCGCCGAGTTGCGCGCGGAGCAGGGCCTGGACCCGGACCCGGTCGCGGCGTACAAGCGCAGCGGCTACTTCGAGCAGATCAGCAAGGACCGAGCCGACGGCCAGCAGGCCGGATGGGGAGCATGA
- a CDS encoding bifunctional aldolase/short-chain dehydrogenase produces the protein MRVSDTAAELVARSNRLGADPRNTNYAGGNTSAKGTATDPVTQQPVDLVWVKGSGGDLGTLTPAGLAVLRLDRLNSLVDVYPGVDREDEMVAAFDYCLHGKGGAAPSIDTAMHGLVDAPHVDHLHPDSGIALATAADGEKLTAECFGDRVVWVPWRRPGFQLGLDIARTKQENPQAIGVILGGHGITAWGDTSAECEANSLEIIHTAEKFLAERGSAEPFGAVVAGYEALPVAERRKRAAALAPVIRGLASTDNPQVGHFNDDQVVLEFTARERLQELAALGTSCPDHFLRTKVRPLVLDLPATAPLEDAITRLRELHESYREDYAAYYERHASPDSPPMRGADPAIVLVPGVGMFSFGKDKQTARVAGEFYVNAINVMRGAEAVSTYAPIDEREKFRIEYWALEEAKLQRMPKPKPLATRIAFVTGGGSGIGKAIALRLAAEGACVVVADLDAAAAEAVAKEIGGPDKAVAVSADVSSGDAVAEAFEQAVLAFGGVDLVVNNAGLSISKPLLETTEKDWDLQHDVMAKGSFLVSRAAAKVLIDQGIGGDIVYISSKNAVFAGPNNVAYGAAKADQAHQVRLLAAELGDHGIRVNGVNPDGVVRGSGIFAGGWGAKRAAVYGVPESELGAYYAQRTLLKREVLPEHVAAAVFALTGGDLTHTTGLHVPVDAGVAAAFLR, from the coding sequence ATGAGAGTGAGCGACACCGCAGCGGAGCTTGTTGCCCGGAGCAACAGACTCGGTGCCGACCCGCGCAACACCAACTACGCCGGCGGCAACACGTCCGCCAAGGGCACCGCGACCGACCCGGTCACCCAGCAGCCGGTCGACCTGGTCTGGGTCAAGGGCTCCGGCGGCGACCTCGGTACGCTCACCCCGGCCGGACTGGCGGTGCTCCGCCTCGACCGGCTGAACTCCCTCGTCGACGTCTACCCCGGCGTCGACCGCGAGGACGAGATGGTGGCCGCGTTCGACTACTGCCTGCACGGCAAGGGCGGAGCGGCACCCTCGATCGACACCGCGATGCACGGCCTCGTCGACGCGCCCCACGTCGACCACCTGCACCCGGACTCCGGGATCGCGCTGGCGACCGCCGCCGACGGTGAGAAGCTCACCGCCGAGTGCTTCGGCGACCGGGTGGTCTGGGTGCCGTGGCGGCGGCCCGGGTTCCAGCTCGGCCTCGACATCGCCCGCACCAAGCAGGAGAACCCGCAGGCCATCGGCGTCATCCTCGGCGGCCACGGCATCACCGCCTGGGGCGACACCTCGGCCGAGTGCGAGGCGAACTCGCTCGAGATCATCCACACCGCCGAGAAGTTCCTCGCCGAGCGCGGGTCCGCCGAGCCGTTCGGCGCCGTCGTCGCCGGGTACGAAGCCCTGCCGGTGGCGGAGCGGCGGAAGCGCGCGGCCGCGTTGGCCCCGGTGATCCGCGGGCTCGCGTCGACCGACAACCCGCAGGTCGGCCACTTCAACGACGACCAGGTGGTGCTGGAGTTCACGGCCCGCGAGCGGCTGCAGGAGCTGGCCGCGCTCGGTACGTCCTGCCCGGACCACTTCCTCCGGACCAAGGTGCGCCCGCTCGTCCTGGACCTGCCGGCCACCGCTCCGCTCGAGGACGCGATCACCCGGCTGCGTGAGTTGCACGAGAGCTACCGCGAGGACTACGCCGCGTACTACGAGCGGCACGCGTCGCCGGACAGCCCGCCGATGCGGGGTGCGGATCCGGCGATCGTGCTGGTGCCCGGTGTCGGCATGTTCAGCTTCGGCAAGGACAAGCAGACCGCGCGCGTCGCCGGTGAGTTCTACGTGAACGCGATCAACGTGATGCGCGGGGCCGAGGCGGTCTCGACGTACGCGCCGATCGACGAGCGGGAGAAGTTCCGGATCGAGTACTGGGCGCTGGAGGAGGCCAAGCTCCAGCGGATGCCGAAGCCGAAGCCGCTGGCCACCCGGATCGCCTTCGTCACCGGTGGCGGATCCGGCATCGGCAAGGCGATCGCGCTCCGGCTCGCCGCCGAGGGTGCGTGCGTCGTGGTCGCCGACCTCGACGCCGCGGCGGCCGAGGCGGTCGCCAAGGAGATCGGTGGTCCGGACAAGGCCGTGGCGGTCAGCGCCGACGTGTCGAGCGGGGACGCCGTGGCCGAGGCGTTCGAGCAGGCGGTGCTCGCGTTCGGCGGCGTCGACCTCGTGGTGAACAACGCCGGCCTCTCGATCTCCAAGCCGCTGCTGGAGACCACCGAGAAGGACTGGGACCTGCAGCACGACGTGATGGCCAAGGGCTCGTTCCTGGTCTCCCGGGCCGCGGCGAAGGTGCTGATCGACCAGGGCATCGGCGGCGACATCGTCTACATCTCCAGCAAGAACGCGGTCTTCGCCGGACCGAACAACGTGGCCTACGGCGCGGCCAAGGCCGACCAGGCACACCAGGTCCGGCTGCTCGCCGCCGAGCTCGGTGACCACGGCATCCGGGTCAACGGCGTCAACCCCGACGGCGTGGTCCGCGGCTCCGGCATCTTCGCCGGCGGCTGGGGTGCCAAGCGCGCCGCGGTGTACGGCGTCCCCGAGTCCGAGCTGGGCGCGTACTACGCGCAGCGGACGTTGCTCAAGCGCGAGGTCCTGCCGGAGCACGTCGCCGCCGCCGTCTTCGCCCTCACCGGCGGGGACCTGACCCACACGACCGGCCTGCACGTCCCCGTCGACGCCGGGGTCGCGGCCGCGTTCCTGCGGTAG
- a CDS encoding rhamnulokinase has protein sequence MSLRLAAVDLGASSGRVMLGRVGADVLELTEVHRFWNGPVRVHDTLHWDVLGLYRETLAGLRSIGAVDGIGIDSWAVDYGLLDGEGRLLGNPVHYRDARTDGVMERVLRTVPAEDLYSVTGLQQLPFNTLYQVVAEPLLAQAKSLLMIPDLLGYWLTGRPGAEATNASTTQLYDVRARRWSEDLARRVGLPPEVFPAIREPGDVIGPILPAVAEETGLDPATPVIAVGSHDTASSVVAVPATETDNFAYISSGTWSLVGLELPAPVLTAEARQANFTNEGGVDGRTRFLKNVMGLWILQECLRVWATDELTQVLKEAAAAPAFGALVDPDDSMFLAPGNMPARIDEFCDRTDQTKPASRGAVARCVLESLALAYRRTVRQAQEVTGRAVDVVHVIGGGSQNELLCQLTADACGLPVLAGPVEASALGNVLVQARALGAPLPDLTALRALVRATHPLRRYAPQGKLADWDAAESRVFGTR, from the coding sequence ATGAGTCTTCGACTGGCCGCCGTCGACCTCGGCGCCTCCAGCGGTCGGGTGATGCTCGGCCGGGTCGGTGCCGACGTGCTCGAGCTGACCGAGGTGCACCGGTTCTGGAACGGGCCGGTGCGGGTCCACGACACCCTGCACTGGGACGTGCTCGGCCTGTACCGCGAGACCCTGGCCGGGCTGCGGTCGATCGGTGCGGTCGACGGCATCGGCATCGACTCGTGGGCGGTCGACTACGGCCTGCTCGACGGCGAAGGCCGCCTGCTCGGGAATCCGGTGCACTACCGGGACGCCCGCACCGACGGAGTGATGGAGCGCGTACTCCGCACGGTGCCGGCCGAGGACCTGTACTCCGTGACCGGGCTCCAGCAACTGCCCTTCAACACCCTGTACCAGGTGGTCGCGGAGCCGTTGCTCGCCCAGGCGAAGTCGTTGCTGATGATCCCGGACCTGCTCGGCTACTGGCTCACCGGTCGCCCTGGTGCCGAGGCGACCAACGCCTCCACCACCCAGCTGTACGACGTCCGCGCGCGCCGTTGGAGCGAGGACCTGGCCCGGCGCGTCGGCCTACCACCCGAGGTGTTCCCGGCGATCCGCGAGCCGGGGGACGTGATCGGGCCGATCCTGCCCGCCGTCGCCGAGGAGACCGGGCTGGATCCGGCGACTCCGGTGATCGCGGTCGGGTCACACGACACGGCGTCCTCGGTGGTGGCGGTGCCGGCGACCGAGACCGACAACTTCGCCTACATCTCCTCGGGGACGTGGTCGCTGGTCGGCCTGGAGCTGCCCGCGCCGGTGCTGACCGCCGAGGCGCGGCAGGCGAACTTCACCAACGAGGGTGGGGTCGACGGCCGGACCAGGTTCCTGAAGAACGTGATGGGCCTGTGGATCCTGCAGGAATGCCTGCGGGTGTGGGCGACCGACGAGCTGACCCAGGTCCTCAAGGAGGCGGCCGCCGCGCCCGCGTTCGGGGCCCTCGTGGACCCGGACGACAGCATGTTCCTTGCCCCGGGCAACATGCCGGCCCGGATCGACGAGTTCTGCGACCGGACGGACCAGACGAAGCCGGCCTCCCGAGGTGCGGTCGCCCGGTGCGTCCTGGAGAGCTTGGCGCTGGCGTACCGGCGGACGGTGCGGCAGGCGCAGGAGGTGACCGGCCGCGCGGTCGACGTCGTGCACGTGATCGGCGGCGGCTCGCAGAACGAACTGCTCTGCCAACTCACCGCCGACGCGTGCGGCCTGCCCGTTCTCGCGGGTCCGGTCGAGGCGTCGGCCCTTGGCAACGTCCTGGTCCAGGCTCGCGCGCTGGGGGCGCCGCTGCCGGACCTGACCGCACTGCGCGCACTAGTCCGCGCGACCCATCCCCTACGGCGCTACGCACCGCAGGGCAAATTGGCCGACTGGGACGCCGCCGAGTCCCGGGTGTTCGGAACCAGGTGA